The proteins below come from a single Salvelinus fontinalis isolate EN_2023a chromosome 1, ASM2944872v1, whole genome shotgun sequence genomic window:
- the LOC129844994 gene encoding proline-rich protein 15-like protein B — MADPSWWKLTFSRTKSEAKVLYEIPQEYGNNAGNNQHHNSPQLPTDPMDNQFSARLEKIVDKSATKGRHVKVSHSGRFKEKKKIRATLPENPMLFFEHSLSDENHRAEK; from the coding sequence ATGGCTGACCCTAGCTGGTGGAAGCTGACCTTCTCACGTACGAAGTCTGAGGCAAAGGTTCTGTACGAGATCCCCCAAGAGTATGGTAATAACGCTGGGAATAACCAGCATCACAACAGCCCTCAGCTCCCCACGGACCCAATGGACAACCAATTCAGTGCCAGACTGGAGAAGATAGTGGATAAGTCGGCCACTAAAGGTCGCCATGTTAAGGTGTCCCACTCTGGTCGCttcaaggagaagaagaagatccGTGCCACACTGCCTGAGAACCCTATGCTGTTCTTTGAACACAGTCTCAGTGATGAGAACCACAGGGCAGAGAAATAG
- the cdk5rap3 gene encoding CDK5 regulatory subunit-associated protein 3 isoform X2, with amino-acid sequence MEWYIDQLSPVDWLVDRRHCSLKWQSAVMSIREKINAAMQDMPENEEIKELLSGSYIHYFHCLRIVDILRGTEASSKNIFGRYSSQRMKDWQEIVSLYEADNVYLAEVASLLSRTVSYEGPALRKQVAKAQQLQQELSRRETECQSSAADLRERFYAGCKQYGIMGENVARELQALVKDLPTTLGEVGRDTAKLEEQIQLYTAFTNFLCDWDEPVLPMLTFSQKRGNPTFYEWRTGKAPAVIERPVMEEAPPDTVTEETIDWGDLGCGTGAEGTQDVITVEDGGVDWGISLEPGSEGTDAGVIDWGESETPIEIEILDMGTDCPDGVARGEDALSILETPQTRSQYIDELMELEVFLTQRLSEMGEEGNVVAMCQFQLAPSIIQGQTCQRIQEMLAEVRHLLQRLTNLRMQHLFMIQASPRYVERVSEVLRQKLKQADILVLKRATLAEKRQEALEEQATLEPRIDLLAQRTHQLHKLIEADISKRYNNRPVNLMGVNV; translated from the exons ATGGAG TGGTACATTGACCAGCTATCCCCTGTAGACTGGCTGGTGGACCGACGACACTGCAGTCTGAAATGGCAGAGTGCTGTAATGAGCATCCGGGAGAAGATCAACGCTGCGATGCAGGACATGCCAGAGAACGAGGAGATCAAGGAGCTTCTCTCAGGGTCCT ACATCCACTACTTCCACTGCTTGAGGATAGTGGACATCCTGAGGGGGACTGAGGCCTCTTCCAAAAACATCTTTGGCAGATACTCCTCTCAGAGGATGAAG GACTGGCAAGAAATAGTGTCCCTCTATGAGGCAGACAATGTTTACTTGG CGGAGGTGGCCAGCTTGTTGAGCCGCACTGTGAGCTATGAGGGTCCGGCCCTGAGGAAGCAGGTAGCCAAGGCCCAGCAGCTTCAGCAGGAGTTGAGCCGGAGAGAGACTGAGTGCCAGAGCTCTGCTGCGGACCTGAGGGAGCGCTTCTACGCAGGCTGCAAGCAGTACGGCATCATG GGGGAAAATGTGGCTCGGGAGCTGCAGGCTCTAGTGAAGGATCTACCAACGACTCTTGGGGAAGTGGGGAGGGACACAGCCAAGCTAGAGGAGCAAATCCAACTTTACACAGCCTTCACAAACTTTCTCTGCGACTG GGATGAGCCAGTGCTGCCCATGCTGACTTTCTCCCAAAAGAGAGGTAACCCCACGTTCTATGAGTGGCGAACTGGAAAAGCACCAGCTGTCATCGAGAGGCCTGTAATGGAGGAGGCGCCCCCTGATACGGTCACAGAGGAAACG ATTGACTGGGGTGACCTGGGGTGTGGGACAGGGGCAGAAGGGACACAGGATGTCATCACGGTGGAGGATGGAGGAGTGGACTGGGGCATCAGCCTGGAGCCTGGCTCTGAG GGCACAGATGCAGGTGTCATTGATTGGGGAGAGAGTGAAACCCCTATAGAAATTGAGATCTTAGATATGGGCACGGATT GTCCTGATGGTGTGGCCAGGGGGGAGGATGCTCTGTCTATATTGGAGACCCCACAGACCCGCAGCCAGTACATCGACGAGCTGATGGAG TTGGAGGTATTCCTGACCCAGCGGCTGagtgagatgggagaggagggcaATGTGGTGGCCATGTGTCAGTTCCAGCTGGCCCCCTCCATCATCCAGGGGCAGACCTGCCAGCGCATCCAGGAGATGCTGGCTGAGGTGCGCCACCTGTTGCAACGGCTGACCAACCTACGGATGCAGCACCTCTTCATGATACAGGCCTCGCCACG GTACGTGGAGCGTGTCTCAGAGGTCCTGAGGCAGAAGCTGAAGCAGGCAGACATCCTCGTGCTGAAGCGGGCCACACTGGCCGAGAAGAGACAGGAAGCTCTGGAAGAGCAGGCCACCCTGGAGCCCCGCATTGACCTCCTGGCTCAGCGCACCCACCAACTCCACAAACTG ATCGAAGCGGACATTTCAAAACGCTACAACAACCGCCCTGTCAACCTAATGGGAGTCAATGTGTAG
- the cdk5rap3 gene encoding CDK5 regulatory subunit-associated protein 3 isoform X1, translated as MENLQNLPIDIQTSKLLDWLVDRRHCSLKWQSAVMSIREKINAAMQDMPENEEIKELLSGSYIHYFHCLRIVDILRGTEASSKNIFGRYSSQRMKDWQEIVSLYEADNVYLAEVASLLSRTVSYEGPALRKQVAKAQQLQQELSRRETECQSSAADLRERFYAGCKQYGIMGENVARELQALVKDLPTTLGEVGRDTAKLEEQIQLYTAFTNFLCDWDEPVLPMLTFSQKRGNPTFYEWRTGKAPAVIERPVMEEAPPDTVTEETIDWGDLGCGTGAEGTQDVITVEDGGVDWGISLEPGSEGTDAGVIDWGESETPIEIEILDMGTDCPDGVARGEDALSILETPQTRSQYIDELMELEVFLTQRLSEMGEEGNVVAMCQFQLAPSIIQGQTCQRIQEMLAEVRHLLQRLTNLRMQHLFMIQASPRYVERVSEVLRQKLKQADILVLKRATLAEKRQEALEEQATLEPRIDLLAQRTHQLHKLIEADISKRYNNRPVNLMGVNV; from the exons ATGGAG AATCTTCAAAATCTTCCTATTGACATACAGACTAGTAAGCTTTTAG ACTGGCTGGTGGACCGACGACACTGCAGTCTGAAATGGCAGAGTGCTGTAATGAGCATCCGGGAGAAGATCAACGCTGCGATGCAGGACATGCCAGAGAACGAGGAGATCAAGGAGCTTCTCTCAGGGTCCT ACATCCACTACTTCCACTGCTTGAGGATAGTGGACATCCTGAGGGGGACTGAGGCCTCTTCCAAAAACATCTTTGGCAGATACTCCTCTCAGAGGATGAAG GACTGGCAAGAAATAGTGTCCCTCTATGAGGCAGACAATGTTTACTTGG CGGAGGTGGCCAGCTTGTTGAGCCGCACTGTGAGCTATGAGGGTCCGGCCCTGAGGAAGCAGGTAGCCAAGGCCCAGCAGCTTCAGCAGGAGTTGAGCCGGAGAGAGACTGAGTGCCAGAGCTCTGCTGCGGACCTGAGGGAGCGCTTCTACGCAGGCTGCAAGCAGTACGGCATCATG GGGGAAAATGTGGCTCGGGAGCTGCAGGCTCTAGTGAAGGATCTACCAACGACTCTTGGGGAAGTGGGGAGGGACACAGCCAAGCTAGAGGAGCAAATCCAACTTTACACAGCCTTCACAAACTTTCTCTGCGACTG GGATGAGCCAGTGCTGCCCATGCTGACTTTCTCCCAAAAGAGAGGTAACCCCACGTTCTATGAGTGGCGAACTGGAAAAGCACCAGCTGTCATCGAGAGGCCTGTAATGGAGGAGGCGCCCCCTGATACGGTCACAGAGGAAACG ATTGACTGGGGTGACCTGGGGTGTGGGACAGGGGCAGAAGGGACACAGGATGTCATCACGGTGGAGGATGGAGGAGTGGACTGGGGCATCAGCCTGGAGCCTGGCTCTGAG GGCACAGATGCAGGTGTCATTGATTGGGGAGAGAGTGAAACCCCTATAGAAATTGAGATCTTAGATATGGGCACGGATT GTCCTGATGGTGTGGCCAGGGGGGAGGATGCTCTGTCTATATTGGAGACCCCACAGACCCGCAGCCAGTACATCGACGAGCTGATGGAG TTGGAGGTATTCCTGACCCAGCGGCTGagtgagatgggagaggagggcaATGTGGTGGCCATGTGTCAGTTCCAGCTGGCCCCCTCCATCATCCAGGGGCAGACCTGCCAGCGCATCCAGGAGATGCTGGCTGAGGTGCGCCACCTGTTGCAACGGCTGACCAACCTACGGATGCAGCACCTCTTCATGATACAGGCCTCGCCACG GTACGTGGAGCGTGTCTCAGAGGTCCTGAGGCAGAAGCTGAAGCAGGCAGACATCCTCGTGCTGAAGCGGGCCACACTGGCCGAGAAGAGACAGGAAGCTCTGGAAGAGCAGGCCACCCTGGAGCCCCGCATTGACCTCCTGGCTCAGCGCACCCACCAACTCCACAAACTG ATCGAAGCGGACATTTCAAAACGCTACAACAACCGCCCTGTCAACCTAATGGGAGTCAATGTGTAG